One genomic segment of Desulfocapsa sulfexigens DSM 10523 includes these proteins:
- a CDS encoding response regulator transcription factor, which produces MTIVTCSANASTRERWRQILQGDHQLFEVSTVAELKDVVKHQEIELILLHRSMVDMNLISSITESRCFVLSDIPDDNEAVLLLKSGAVGYANTYVSPVRLKEAVNTAISGRVWVGQKLMQKIIRGTTQDIDPKSTEPPPEHKLSGREWEVALLVGQGMSNLEIAAELNISESTVKAHIGSIFKKTNTESRLQLALYVKTQTT; this is translated from the coding sequence ATGACAATCGTGACCTGCAGTGCAAACGCATCAACGCGAGAACGGTGGAGACAGATATTGCAGGGTGACCATCAGTTATTTGAGGTCTCTACCGTGGCGGAACTGAAAGACGTTGTTAAACATCAAGAGATAGAACTCATACTTCTTCACCGCTCTATGGTTGATATGAATCTTATCTCCAGTATAACGGAATCACGATGTTTTGTCCTCTCTGATATCCCGGATGATAATGAGGCAGTTCTGTTGCTCAAATCCGGTGCTGTGGGGTATGCGAATACGTATGTTTCTCCAGTTCGTCTTAAAGAGGCTGTTAATACAGCCATCAGCGGAAGGGTCTGGGTCGGGCAGAAACTGATGCAGAAAATCATTCGAGGCACCACTCAAGATATTGACCCAAAAAGTACGGAACCCCCTCCTGAACATAAACTTTCAGGCCGTGAATGGGAGGTTGCTTTGTTGGTCGGTCAAGGTATGTCAAATCTTGAAATCGCCGCCGAGTTGAATATCTCTGAGAGCACGGTGAAAGCACATATCGGCTCTATTTTTAAGAAAACAAATACCGAAAGCCGATTACAACTGGCACTGTATGTCAAGACACAAACTACCTAG